In uncultured Bacteroides sp., one genomic interval encodes:
- a CDS encoding arabinan endo-1,5-alpha-L-arabinosidase: protein MIRFINICPIAFFFLISACGSDDNPASEDPTIPPSTETYTAPTYKDDYSSIASWENRSNWNLANVHDPTVAKCGDYYYMYSTDASYGNAHDGHGHFLYRRSKDLVNWEFKGMAMSETPAWVKDTLNNMRQREGLPSIASPSYGCWAPVVRKVGSKYRMYYSIVVDNYIKTGAQNTTANFDNSWTEHAFIGLMETDDLASNIWVDKGMVVCSSTDRGNNWYRASLTDWSGYFKWNAIDPSFIVTPNNEQWLIYGSWHSGIVAVKIDPNTGKPYQLNSLADYGTCIATRTTGSRWQGSEAPEIIYNENTGYYYLFLAYDELSVAYNTRVCRSKSITGPFVGIDGKDITQGGECWPILTHPYKFSNHSGWVGISHCCIFQNPDTKEWYYGSQGRLPANTNGNAYSNAIMMGQVRSIEWTEDGWPVVMPERYAAVPQSTISESELIGNWEHITLSYQYQIQQVSKSIVLSANKTVSGAISGNWSYDATKKILTIGTYKVKVQRGLDWEATPRTTTIIYSGLTDKGISLWGKKVK, encoded by the coding sequence ATGATTAGATTCATAAATATATGTCCTATTGCATTCTTTTTCCTTATCTCAGCATGTGGGTCGGACGATAATCCTGCTTCAGAAGACCCAACTATTCCACCAAGCACGGAGACTTACACTGCACCTACTTATAAAGACGATTATAGCAGTATTGCCTCTTGGGAAAACCGTAGTAACTGGAATCTGGCCAATGTGCACGACCCCACAGTAGCCAAATGTGGCGATTACTATTATATGTACTCAACAGACGCTTCTTATGGAAATGCTCACGACGGACACGGACACTTCCTTTACAGACGATCAAAGGACTTAGTAAACTGGGAGTTCAAAGGGATGGCCATGAGTGAAACTCCTGCGTGGGTAAAAGACACGCTCAACAATATGCGCCAAAGAGAGGGACTGCCATCAATTGCTTCTCCTTCATACGGTTGCTGGGCTCCGGTTGTTCGCAAAGTGGGAAGCAAATATAGAATGTATTACAGCATTGTTGTTGATAATTATATTAAAACCGGAGCACAAAACACCACAGCCAACTTTGATAATTCATGGACAGAACATGCATTTATTGGTTTAATGGAAACTGACGATCTGGCTTCTAATATTTGGGTAGACAAGGGAATGGTTGTTTGTTCCTCTACAGATAGAGGAAACAACTGGTATAGAGCTAGTTTAACTGACTGGAGCGGGTATTTCAAATGGAATGCCATTGACCCTTCATTTATTGTAACTCCAAATAATGAGCAATGGCTTATTTACGGTTCCTGGCATTCTGGTATAGTTGCCGTTAAAATAGACCCGAATACAGGAAAACCTTATCAGCTAAATTCATTGGCCGATTATGGAACCTGTATTGCAACCCGAACTACGGGAAGCAGATGGCAAGGATCAGAGGCTCCGGAAATTATTTATAACGAAAATACCGGCTATTATTATCTGTTCTTAGCATACGATGAATTATCTGTTGCTTACAACACCCGTGTATGCCGTTCAAAAAGCATAACTGGTCCTTTTGTGGGTATTGATGGCAAAGATATTACTCAGGGAGGAGAATGTTGGCCTATACTTACACATCCTTATAAGTTTAGCAATCACTCTGGTTGGGTAGGTATATCTCACTGTTGTATTTTCCAAAATCCTGATACCAAAGAATGGTATTACGGTTCGCAAGGGCGACTTCCGGCCAATACAAACGGAAATGCTTACAGCAATGCCATTATGATGGGGCAAGTCAGATCTATAGAATGGACTGAAGATGGATGGCCGGTTGTTATGCCAGAGAGATATGCTGCAGTTCCACAAAGTACAATATCTGAAAGTGAGCTGATAGGAAATTGGGAACACATTACTTTATCTTATCAATATCAAATACAGCAAGTATCAAAAAGTATAGTCCTTTCAGCAAATAAAACTGTAAGTGGTGCTATTTCCGGGAACTGGTCTTATGATGCAACCAAGAAGATTCTGACAATAGGTACATATAAGGTAAAAGTTCAAAGGGGACTGGATTGGGAAGCTACTCCACGTACAACAACTATCATTTACTCGGGACTTACAGACAAAGGTATTTCACTTTGGGGTAAAAAAGTAAAATAA
- a CDS encoding LamG-like jellyroll fold domain-containing protein, whose product MKTRKWPSFLLAVFAVLSLGACDEWGQMDPPAGNQIYPKLELKGEYKFEEELSPEEFTLTAYDGGEAPRIVTDEFKGKVLNLNGGYARLNNPLFNVKVQTGVSITMWVKTAADNLQGAIFSFANEDNSERIFFTPNAWLHRDSLSVASEVNKPTNVSTAPFTADKWHYMALIITTEGYTLYIDGEKSSEELTSTQAGSFDYPNLVQAFPRLPYLYFGYGSPVQPKAMRIDDVKIYRNVITSKEIAVPTVTGGEEYRFPPRGTVGYYTLDNTFANSLNTSQSGELITVETQATPSAFEQDADRGMVWHQQEGWTGNTNGWAYSRFDNPLKGKTLEDGLSVCMWINPPTLNWWDQIFVMNDGTNKLWFNAIGYLGYNGAGGWFDCQNNNADNALTAGKWTFVTINISTDGFAVYYDGKLKFDNDNNGAFASGDFTGYKNVLNMFTTANNFYLGYETWWKAAPASIDDMFLVTRPLTEKEIQNLYADTKKATGGIPVSPAYAPSLAGYYPLNNSFANAVNAAQGGELITVETQATPSAFEQDATRGTIWHQQEGWTGNANGWAYTRFDNPLKGKNITEGLSVSMWLNPPTLNWWDQIFVLNDGTSKLWFNAIGYLGYNGAGGWFDCQNNNASNALTAGVWTLVTINFTPDKFEVYYNGVLKFNNENNAAFGSGDFTGYNNVLNMFKTANNFYFGYETWWKAAPALIDDVYFCASPLSASQAAALYNATKK is encoded by the coding sequence ATGAAGACAAGAAAATGGCCGTCATTTCTACTGGCGGTATTTGCAGTCCTTTCATTAGGTGCCTGTGATGAGTGGGGACAAATGGATCCTCCGGCAGGAAATCAAATTTATCCAAAACTAGAACTAAAAGGAGAGTATAAGTTTGAAGAAGAACTTTCTCCTGAAGAATTTACTCTGACCGCCTATGACGGAGGAGAAGCTCCCCGAATTGTGACCGACGAATTCAAGGGGAAAGTGCTCAACCTTAATGGAGGGTATGCTCGTCTGAACAATCCTTTGTTTAATGTAAAGGTGCAGACAGGAGTATCTATCACCATGTGGGTAAAAACAGCGGCGGACAATTTGCAAGGCGCCATATTCTCATTTGCCAATGAGGATAATTCGGAGCGCATCTTTTTTACACCTAACGCCTGGTTGCACCGCGACAGTTTGAGTGTTGCCAGCGAGGTTAACAAGCCTACTAATGTTTCAACTGCACCATTCACTGCTGATAAATGGCACTACATGGCACTTATTATTACCACTGAAGGTTACACCTTGTATATAGATGGTGAAAAGAGTAGTGAAGAGCTTACTTCCACCCAAGCAGGTTCTTTTGACTATCCGAATCTTGTGCAGGCATTTCCACGCCTGCCGTACCTGTATTTTGGTTACGGCTCACCCGTACAGCCTAAGGCTATGCGTATTGATGACGTGAAAATATATAGGAACGTGATTACCTCTAAAGAGATTGCTGTACCTACAGTGACCGGAGGAGAAGAATATCGCTTCCCGCCAAGAGGAACTGTTGGGTATTACACCCTTGACAATACATTCGCAAATAGTCTTAATACCTCACAAAGCGGTGAATTGATCACAGTTGAAACTCAAGCTACTCCATCTGCATTCGAACAAGATGCTGACAGAGGTATGGTATGGCACCAGCAAGAAGGTTGGACAGGCAATACCAATGGTTGGGCTTATTCTCGCTTCGACAATCCTTTGAAGGGTAAGACTTTAGAAGATGGTCTTAGTGTTTGTATGTGGATTAATCCGCCAACACTGAACTGGTGGGATCAGATTTTTGTAATGAACGACGGAACAAACAAATTATGGTTCAATGCCATTGGTTACCTTGGCTATAATGGAGCAGGAGGCTGGTTTGATTGTCAGAATAACAATGCTGATAACGCACTAACCGCAGGTAAATGGACTTTTGTTACTATAAACATTTCTACCGATGGGTTTGCAGTTTACTACGACGGGAAACTGAAGTTTGACAATGACAATAACGGGGCGTTTGCTTCGGGCGACTTTACCGGATACAAAAATGTTCTGAACATGTTTACTACGGCTAATAACTTCTACCTGGGTTACGAAACATGGTGGAAAGCTGCGCCTGCATCGATAGATGATATGTTCCTTGTAACAAGACCTTTGACGGAAAAGGAAATACAGAATCTGTATGCTGACACCAAAAAAGCAACGGGAGGAATTCCGGTTAGTCCTGCGTATGCACCATCACTGGCTGGTTATTACCCGTTAAATAACTCTTTTGCAAATGCAGTCAATGCAGCACAGGGAGGCGAACTTATTACCGTAGAGACACAGGCTACTCCATCAGCCTTCGAACAAGATGCAACCAGAGGTACAATCTGGCATCAACAAGAAGGATGGACCGGGAATGCCAATGGTTGGGCATATACACGTTTCGATAATCCGCTGAAAGGTAAGAATATTACGGAAGGTCTAAGTGTTAGTATGTGGCTCAATCCACCTACATTAAACTGGTGGGATCAAATCTTCGTTCTAAACGACGGCACAAGTAAACTATGGTTTAACGCCATTGGTTATCTGGGCTACAATGGAGCAGGCGGATGGTTCGACTGCCAGAATAATAATGCGAGCAATGCACTAACAGCAGGTGTATGGACATTAGTTACCATCAACTTTACGCCTGATAAATTTGAAGTTTATTATAATGGAGTACTTAAGTTTAACAATGAAAATAATGCAGCATTCGGTTCGGGCGACTTTACCGGATACAACAATGTTCTGAACATGTTTAAAACTGCTAATAACTTCTACTTCGGTTACGAAACCTGGTGGAAAGCTGCCCCGGCATTGATTGACGATGTGTATTTCTGCGCCAGTCCGTTGTCGGCTTCACAAGCTGCTGCTTTATATAATGCGACGAAAAAATAG